The following coding sequences are from one Ammoniphilus sp. CFH 90114 window:
- the tilS gene encoding tRNA lysidine(34) synthetase TilS: MLVTKLNAVIKEKGLLKRGEKVLVGVSGGVDSLALLRALYDLSEVEGWQVYAAHLNHQFRGEEAEEDARFVEEYCRDYGIPCRVEERNVPEWIRETGANPQAAARQVRYQFFQEVASQWGIRKLALAHHANDQAETILMRVFRGTGIEGIAGIPDSRAWGPLTIIRPLLSFYKDDLEKYCQLQGITPRVDSSNLKKKYHRNFLRLEVIPWLEKEVNPSIQEALIQLGMIASEENDYFERISTEMLESIMKSKEENKIVIKGKLFLSMHLALQRRMIKLIFNYLDRKQANIGFIHIESILEWMRHGRNASRLELPQGIQAFKEYDEVTFSTKLTHYGEQTESYCYNMEVPGRTYIREINAWLYARIIEGESTLIEPRSGYEALFDLDQVKGGLTVRSRRPGDRIIPFGMEGTKKVKDLFIDEKVPKQLRERIPMIADNEGLLWIPGLKRSNRARITETTQKQLLLQYDTDVLL, from the coding sequence ATGCTTGTAACCAAGCTTAATGCTGTGATAAAGGAAAAGGGATTATTAAAGAGAGGGGAGAAGGTCCTTGTAGGTGTTTCGGGAGGAGTGGATTCCCTGGCCTTACTTCGAGCCTTATATGACCTGTCCGAAGTAGAAGGGTGGCAGGTATATGCCGCACACTTGAATCACCAGTTTAGAGGGGAAGAAGCAGAAGAAGATGCTCGCTTTGTCGAAGAGTACTGTAGAGATTATGGGATTCCATGTCGTGTAGAAGAACGCAATGTTCCAGAGTGGATTCGAGAAACAGGGGCCAATCCCCAAGCGGCGGCACGCCAGGTTCGATATCAATTTTTTCAAGAAGTTGCAAGTCAGTGGGGGATTAGGAAGCTTGCCCTAGCGCACCACGCGAATGATCAAGCTGAGACCATTCTGATGAGAGTCTTCAGGGGAACAGGGATCGAGGGCATTGCTGGTATTCCTGACTCTAGAGCATGGGGCCCCCTAACGATTATTCGACCTCTTCTTTCCTTTTATAAAGATGACTTAGAGAAGTACTGTCAGCTTCAAGGAATAACTCCTAGAGTAGACAGCAGTAACTTGAAAAAGAAGTACCACCGCAATTTTCTTCGATTGGAAGTCATTCCGTGGCTCGAGAAGGAAGTAAACCCTTCTATACAAGAAGCCCTAATCCAACTAGGCATGATTGCAAGTGAAGAAAATGATTATTTTGAGCGAATTTCTACAGAAATGCTCGAATCAATCATGAAATCTAAAGAAGAAAATAAAATTGTAATCAAGGGTAAACTATTTCTATCCATGCACCTTGCTTTACAAAGGAGGATGATTAAACTAATATTTAATTATCTAGATCGTAAACAAGCAAATATTGGTTTTATACATATTGAATCCATCCTGGAATGGATGCGCCACGGGCGTAATGCATCACGATTGGAACTTCCTCAAGGGATACAGGCTTTTAAGGAGTATGATGAAGTTACTTTTAGTACGAAGCTGACCCATTATGGTGAGCAAACAGAAAGTTACTGTTATAACATGGAAGTCCCAGGACGTACATATATTAGAGAGATTAATGCTTGGCTTTACGCCCGTATTATAGAGGGAGAATCTACTTTAATTGAACCACGGTCTGGATACGAAGCTTTATTCGATTTAGATCAAGTCAAGGGTGGATTAACAGTACGAAGCCGTAGACCAGGAGATAGAATTATACCCTTTGGCATGGAAGGCACGAAGAAGGTAAAGGATCTTTTCATCGATGAGAAGGTACCGAAGCAGCTAAGAGAACGTATTCCTATGATAGCAGACAATGAGGGTTTGTTATGGATTCCCGGATTAAAGCGTTCTAATCGAGCCCGTATTACAGAAACAACGCAGAAACAACTTTTACTACAATATGATACAGATGTTTTACTCTAG
- a CDS encoding type III pantothenate kinase, with protein MILVIDVGNTNIALGVFKKAELKYHWKVSTERNKTVDEYGILVKSLFKDVDLPVEEIEGVIMASVVPPLMYTIESMCLKYFQHKPMVIGPGVKTGMNIKAENPREVGADRIVNAVSAIHYYGAPLIVVDFGTATTFCYIDPNGQWAGGSIAPGIKISTEALFNRAAKLPRIEITRPTSVLGRNTIVAMQAGIYYGFVGQVNEIVRRMKGESGVSPKVVATGGMAELFKHETDSIDIVDPFLTLNGLMLIYERNRKER; from the coding sequence ATGATTCTTGTTATTGACGTGGGGAACACGAATATCGCCTTGGGTGTCTTTAAGAAAGCAGAATTAAAGTATCATTGGAAGGTGTCAACCGAGAGAAATAAGACAGTGGATGAGTATGGTATTTTAGTCAAAAGCCTGTTTAAAGATGTGGACCTTCCTGTGGAGGAAATTGAGGGTGTCATTATGGCCTCCGTTGTTCCTCCCCTCATGTACACAATTGAAAGTATGTGTTTAAAATATTTTCAACATAAGCCGATGGTGATTGGACCTGGTGTCAAAACGGGAATGAATATTAAGGCAGAGAATCCCCGGGAAGTAGGGGCCGACCGTATCGTGAATGCAGTCTCCGCCATTCATTATTATGGTGCACCGTTAATCGTGGTCGACTTTGGAACGGCGACTACCTTCTGCTATATTGATCCGAACGGACAATGGGCAGGAGGGTCCATTGCCCCGGGAATAAAAATATCCACAGAGGCCCTTTTCAACCGAGCGGCTAAGCTTCCTCGAATTGAGATTACACGCCCAACCAGTGTTTTAGGTCGTAATACGATCGTCGCGATGCAAGCGGGCATTTATTACGGTTTTGTAGGACAAGTCAATGAAATTGTACGCAGAATGAAGGGGGAATCCGGGGTGAGCCCTAAGGTTGTGGCTACAGGTGGAATGGCTGAATTATTCAAGCACGAAACGGATTCCATTGATATTGTGGATCCATTCCTCACGCTAAATGGGCTTATGCTCATCTATGAACGAAACAGAAAAGAAAGGTAG
- a CDS encoding peptidyl-prolyl cis-trans isomerase → MRNIRVLWGIIGSLLLLLGVLGWNYNSLIGAKKIAQVANESITESDWTDELKRIYGKLVLEKMIDRRVVLLQAEQNGVTVTDQEIDSELKKLQDRYVSSESFFGAIRKDMGLAPEELKEELRHYLLLEKLATLDIEVSDQELFRHYEENRANYNQPPLGRISAIYLGDKNEAEQVIAELHKGADFQTLAKERSGEIYSAASGGDLGWVSLLGGDVDQEIVDAALSMKEDQVSEPIAIEKGYVVIKLHKKREAVTRTFDDVKDEIKRELALNQAGSLENVLEKLRKGMDVQIFQKN, encoded by the coding sequence ATGAGGAATATTAGAGTTCTGTGGGGAATCATAGGCAGTCTGCTTCTCCTGCTCGGTGTCTTAGGGTGGAACTACAATTCCCTCATCGGAGCAAAGAAGATCGCCCAAGTGGCGAACGAGTCCATAACGGAAAGTGATTGGACAGATGAATTAAAGCGGATCTACGGTAAACTGGTCTTAGAGAAGATGATTGATCGACGGGTGGTACTCCTTCAAGCGGAACAAAATGGTGTCACAGTTACTGATCAAGAGATTGATTCGGAGTTGAAAAAATTACAAGATCGCTACGTTAGTTCAGAAAGCTTCTTCGGAGCCATTCGCAAGGATATGGGTTTGGCTCCTGAAGAATTAAAGGAAGAGCTTCGCCATTATCTATTACTAGAGAAGCTTGCTACACTTGATATTGAAGTTAGTGATCAGGAATTATTCCGTCATTATGAAGAAAATCGGGCGAATTATAATCAACCTCCCTTGGGTAGAATTTCAGCCATCTATTTAGGGGACAAGAATGAAGCAGAACAGGTCATAGCTGAATTACATAAGGGAGCAGACTTCCAAACTTTGGCCAAGGAACGATCAGGGGAAATCTATTCGGCTGCGAGCGGTGGTGACTTAGGTTGGGTTTCTTTACTAGGGGGAGATGTAGACCAAGAAATCGTGGATGCTGCATTATCCATGAAGGAAGACCAAGTAAGTGAGCCTATTGCAATCGAGAAAGGGTATGTTGTCATCAAGCTCCATAAGAAAAGAGAGGCTGTCACCCGCACGTTTGATGATGTAAAGGATGAAATTAAACGTGAGTTAGCTCTAAATCAAGCGGGATCACTGGAGAATGTGTTGGAAAAGCTGAGGAAGGGCATGGATGTACAAATTTTCCAGAAAAACTAA
- the ftsH gene encoding ATP-dependent zinc metalloprotease FtsH has translation MNRFFRNTGFYLLIFLVTVGIVNFIANQGTETSKMPYNQFRQNLDNGQVAEILIRPDSGTYYIEGRLKSGETFFTNGPLYNNTSLLEKIEAANLDKETYAEQKGDSVWLTFLTSIIPFVIIFILFFFLLNQAQGGGSRVMNFGKSKAKLYNDDKKKVTFNDVAGADEEKAELEEVVHFLKDPRKFSQLGARIPKGVLLVGPPGTGKTLLARAVAGEAGVPFFSISGSDFVEMFVGVGASRVRDLFENAKKNAPCIIFIDEIDAVGRQRGAGLGGGHDEREQTLNQLLVEMDGFGANEGIIIVAATNRPDILDPALLRPGRFDRQITVDRPDVKGRMAVLRVHARNKPLSDEVDLDVIARRTPGFTGADLENLLNEAALLSARKNKKKIEMLEVDEAIDRVIAGPAKKTRVISDYEKRLVAYHEAGHVIVGYHMEHADVVHKVTIIPRGSAGGYTVMLPKEDRYFASRSELLDKISGLLGGRVAEEIVLNEVSTGAHNDFERVTGIARRMVTEFGMSDRLGPMQFGRSQGQVFLGRDFGHERDYSESTAQTIDEEVQRIVRDQYKRTTDLLVKYRDQLELIAQTLLEIETLDADQIKQLIEKGKIEPKVTAESDVKVQIQPKKEE, from the coding sequence ATGAATCGTTTTTTTCGAAATACGGGGTTTTATCTGCTTATCTTCCTAGTTACCGTAGGAATTGTAAACTTTATCGCCAACCAAGGAACTGAAACATCGAAGATGCCGTACAATCAGTTCAGGCAGAACCTGGATAATGGCCAAGTAGCCGAGATTCTAATTCGCCCGGATAGTGGTACATACTATATCGAAGGAAGGCTGAAAAGTGGGGAAACATTCTTTACGAATGGTCCTCTATACAATAATACGTCTCTACTAGAGAAGATTGAAGCTGCGAATCTGGATAAGGAGACCTATGCTGAGCAGAAGGGTGACTCGGTATGGTTAACTTTCCTTACGTCCATTATCCCATTTGTTATCATCTTTATCCTATTCTTTTTCCTACTTAATCAAGCTCAAGGTGGCGGCAGCCGAGTGATGAACTTTGGGAAAAGTAAAGCGAAGCTTTATAACGATGATAAGAAAAAGGTTACATTTAATGATGTGGCCGGGGCTGATGAAGAAAAAGCCGAATTAGAGGAAGTTGTACACTTCCTGAAGGATCCACGTAAGTTTAGCCAGCTGGGTGCCAGAATTCCTAAAGGGGTACTTCTTGTAGGTCCTCCAGGAACAGGGAAAACGTTACTTGCAAGAGCGGTAGCGGGAGAAGCTGGAGTTCCTTTCTTTAGTATTTCAGGTTCAGATTTCGTTGAGATGTTTGTCGGTGTCGGTGCTTCCCGTGTTCGTGACTTGTTTGAGAATGCGAAGAAGAACGCCCCATGTATCATTTTCATCGATGAGATTGATGCAGTTGGTCGCCAGCGTGGAGCTGGTCTTGGCGGTGGACACGACGAGAGAGAGCAAACATTGAACCAGTTGCTTGTTGAGATGGATGGATTCGGTGCCAATGAAGGAATTATCATTGTTGCCGCGACGAACCGCCCAGATATTCTAGATCCTGCTTTGCTTCGTCCAGGACGCTTTGACCGTCAGATTACAGTGGATCGTCCAGATGTTAAGGGGCGTATGGCGGTATTACGTGTACATGCGCGTAACAAGCCTTTATCTGATGAGGTTGACCTAGACGTCATTGCAAGAAGAACACCAGGATTTACGGGAGCAGACTTAGAGAACTTGCTGAATGAAGCTGCTTTATTGTCCGCTCGTAAGAATAAGAAGAAGATTGAGATGCTTGAAGTGGATGAGGCGATTGATAGGGTGATCGCTGGACCTGCTAAGAAGACACGTGTCATCAGTGATTATGAGAAAAGACTTGTGGCTTATCATGAAGCTGGGCACGTTATTGTTGGGTATCATATGGAACACGCCGATGTGGTTCACAAGGTAACTATTATTCCACGGGGAAGCGCAGGTGGTTACACCGTTATGCTTCCTAAGGAAGATCGTTATTTTGCTAGCCGTTCTGAGCTCTTGGATAAGATCTCTGGATTGCTTGGTGGACGTGTCGCAGAGGAAATTGTATTGAATGAAGTAAGTACAGGAGCTCATAACGACTTCGAACGAGTAACGGGAATTGCTCGTCGCATGGTTACGGAGTTTGGGATGAGTGACCGTCTTGGTCCTATGCAGTTTGGTCGCTCTCAAGGTCAAGTATTCCTTGGACGTGATTTCGGTCATGAGCGGGATTACAGTGAATCGACTGCGCAAACTATTGATGAAGAAGTTCAACGCATCGTACGTGATCAATATAAGAGAACGACAGATCTACTCGTAAAATACAGAGATCAGCTGGAATTGATTGCTCAGACGTTGCTTGAAATTGAAACATTAGATGCGGACCAAATTAAGCAATTGATCGAAAAGGGGAAAATTGAGCCTAAAGTTACTGCTGAAAGTGACGTGAAGGTGCAAATTCAACCGAAAAAAGAGGAATAA
- the nadC gene encoding carboxylating nicotinate-nucleotide diphosphorylase, with translation MMINQQKLKRQIQEWLEEDIGFGDISVQATVAQDEYAKGIIYAKETGVIAGLEVARLVFTSVDPTLQFRSIVKDGQEIQKGEVVAEVEGKAASILTGERLALNLMQRMSGIASMTNQYVLRAREGSQAVRVVDTRKTTPGLRMLEKYAVRMGGGHNHRYGLFDAVMIKDNHIKASGGIKQAIAASREFIPHTMKVEVEVESLAQVEEALEAKADIIMLDNMGIEEMKKAVALINGRAVVEASGGVSLDTIARIAETGVDVISVGALTHSVKALDISLDLNQRKR, from the coding sequence ATGATGATTAATCAGCAAAAACTGAAGCGGCAAATCCAAGAATGGCTGGAAGAGGATATTGGATTCGGAGACATCTCCGTTCAAGCGACAGTAGCACAGGATGAATACGCAAAAGGGATTATCTATGCGAAGGAGACTGGAGTAATCGCTGGCTTAGAAGTAGCAAGGCTGGTTTTTACTTCGGTTGACCCAACTTTACAGTTCCGATCCATAGTGAAGGATGGACAAGAGATCCAAAAGGGAGAGGTTGTAGCAGAGGTAGAAGGAAAGGCGGCCTCCATTTTAACAGGAGAGCGTCTAGCGTTAAACCTCATGCAGCGTATGTCCGGAATTGCTTCCATGACTAATCAGTATGTTCTTCGTGCAAGGGAAGGAAGCCAAGCTGTTCGGGTCGTGGATACTAGAAAAACAACACCCGGCTTAAGAATGCTAGAGAAATACGCCGTTCGTATGGGTGGAGGTCATAATCACCGTTACGGATTATTCGATGCCGTGATGATTAAGGATAATCATATCAAAGCATCAGGAGGCATTAAACAGGCTATAGCAGCGTCTAGGGAATTCATTCCCCATACGATGAAAGTGGAAGTGGAAGTAGAATCTCTCGCCCAAGTGGAAGAAGCGCTTGAAGCCAAGGCGGATATTATTATGTTAGATAATATGGGAATTGAAGAAATGAAGAAAGCCGTCGCCCTGATTAACGGCAGGGCTGTGGTGGAGGCTTCTGGGGGAGTATCACTAGACACCATCGCCCGCATTGCTGAGACTGGCGTAGATGTTATTTCTGTCGGAGCCTTAACCCATTCGGTAAAAGCATTAGATATAAGCTTGGATTTGAACCAAAGGAAAAGATAA
- the hpt gene encoding hypoxanthine phosphoribosyltransferase, producing the protein MQNEIQEILLSEEVIQAKIAELGQIISEEYKDRNPLIICVLKGAAPFMSDLIKRITIHMEMDFMAVSSYGASTVSSGEVRIIKDLDASVEGRHVLIVEDIIDSGLTLNYLHDLLHRRKAGSVKIITLLDKPHRRKVDIKPDYCGFEVPDEFVVGYGLDYAERYRNLPYIGILKPEVYSS; encoded by the coding sequence ATGCAGAACGAGATCCAAGAAATATTATTAAGTGAAGAAGTTATTCAAGCTAAGATAGCTGAGTTAGGACAGATCATTAGCGAAGAATATAAGGATAGAAATCCATTGATCATCTGTGTTTTGAAGGGAGCTGCTCCTTTCATGTCCGATTTGATCAAACGTATTACCATCCATATGGAGATGGACTTTATGGCCGTGTCTAGTTATGGTGCATCGACAGTTTCATCAGGGGAAGTTCGAATTATTAAGGACTTAGACGCAAGTGTAGAAGGTCGACATGTCCTTATTGTCGAGGATATCATCGATAGCGGTCTTACACTCAATTACCTGCATGATCTGCTTCACCGTCGCAAGGCTGGAAGCGTAAAGATTATTACTTTATTAGATAAGCCGCACCGCAGGAAGGTAGATATTAAACCTGATTATTGCGGTTTTGAAGTACCAGATGAATTTGTTGTGGGCTATGGCTTGGATTATGCGGAGCGTTACCGCAATCTTCCTTACATAGGGATCCTCAAGCCTGAAGTATATAGTAGTTAG
- the cysK gene encoding cysteine synthase A — MKVANSIVDLIGNTPLVKLNRVGNPDHADIYLKLEFFNPGSSVKDRIALAMIEAAEQDGKLKPGTTIIEPTSGNTGIGLAMVAAAKGYKAILVMPETMSLERRNLLRAYGAELVLTPGPEGMGGAIRKATELANENSNYFMPQQFENPANPKIHRETTGKELLAQAEELGGIDAFVSGIGTGGTITGAGQVLKEKYPNIEIVAVEPAASPVLSGGKPGPHKIQGIGAGFVPSILNTEIYDQIIAVENEDAFETSRRVAREEGILGGISSGAAIFAAMKVAEKLGKGKKVVAVIPSNGERYLSTPLYQFEE, encoded by the coding sequence ATGAAAGTGGCCAATTCTATTGTAGACTTGATCGGAAATACTCCTCTTGTGAAGTTGAATCGTGTCGGTAATCCAGATCATGCAGATATCTACTTGAAGTTAGAATTCTTTAATCCTGGAAGCAGTGTAAAGGACCGTATTGCTCTAGCTATGATTGAAGCCGCTGAGCAGGATGGGAAGCTAAAGCCTGGTACGACGATCATTGAGCCTACTAGCGGAAATACAGGAATCGGTTTAGCGATGGTTGCCGCAGCTAAGGGATATAAGGCTATTCTAGTTATGCCAGAAACAATGAGCTTAGAGCGCCGCAACCTATTGCGTGCTTATGGTGCTGAGCTCGTATTGACTCCTGGACCTGAGGGTATGGGTGGAGCGATCCGTAAAGCAACGGAATTAGCAAATGAGAATTCGAACTATTTCATGCCTCAACAGTTCGAGAACCCTGCCAATCCGAAGATTCACCGTGAAACAACGGGGAAAGAGCTATTGGCACAAGCGGAAGAATTGGGTGGAATCGACGCCTTTGTTTCTGGAATCGGTACAGGTGGTACGATTACGGGAGCAGGACAAGTGTTAAAAGAAAAGTATCCTAACATTGAGATCGTAGCGGTTGAACCAGCCGCTTCCCCTGTTCTATCCGGTGGAAAGCCTGGCCCCCATAAGATCCAAGGGATTGGTGCTGGATTCGTGCCAAGCATCTTGAACACGGAGATTTATGATCAAATCATCGCAGTAGAGAATGAGGATGCCTTCGAAACGTCCCGTCGAGTTGCAAGAGAAGAAGGAATCCTTGGAGGGATTTCCTCTGGAGCGGCTATTTTCGCTGCTATGAAGGTAGCAGAAAAGCTGGGTAAAGGAAAGAAAGTTGTAGCCGTTATTCCAAGTAACGGAGAAAGATACTTGAGCACGCCTTTATATCAATTTGAAGAGTAG
- the hslO gene encoding Hsp33 family molecular chaperone HslO: MKDYLVRAISRNGKVRAFAIRSTGVVEESRRRLDTWPVASAALGRSISASAMMGAMLKGNERLTVIIKGGGPIGQIVVDANGKGEVRGYVTNPHIHFPLNAMGKLDVAKAVGTDGQLLVTKDLGLKEPYNGSVELISGELGEDFTYYFAKSEQTPSAVSVGVLVNPDNSIKAAGGFIIQLLPGLSEADIAELEKKLSGIPPVSTMVDEGLTPEEILYAVLGKDDVEILADLDIVFSCHCSVERMENALISLGAEEIKSIIEEQGKAELTCHFCNEVYQVDQPELERLMKLAKK; the protein is encoded by the coding sequence TTGAAAGATTATTTAGTTCGGGCCATTTCTCGTAATGGAAAGGTGAGAGCCTTTGCCATTAGATCTACGGGAGTTGTGGAAGAAAGCAGAAGAAGATTAGATACATGGCCAGTAGCAAGTGCTGCTCTAGGTCGTTCAATTTCCGCGTCGGCGATGATGGGTGCGATGCTAAAGGGAAATGAGAGGTTAACCGTCATTATTAAGGGTGGCGGCCCGATCGGGCAAATTGTGGTCGATGCTAATGGAAAAGGAGAAGTCCGAGGCTATGTCACGAATCCACATATCCATTTTCCTCTAAATGCGATGGGGAAGCTTGATGTGGCTAAGGCGGTAGGAACAGATGGACAGCTACTCGTTACGAAGGATCTGGGTTTAAAAGAGCCATATAACGGAAGTGTAGAGCTTATTTCCGGGGAATTAGGAGAAGACTTCACTTACTACTTTGCCAAGTCAGAGCAAACGCCTTCGGCAGTGAGTGTTGGTGTCTTAGTCAACCCGGATAACTCAATTAAAGCAGCTGGAGGGTTTATTATTCAGCTTCTGCCAGGATTAAGTGAAGCAGATATTGCAGAGTTAGAAAAGAAGTTAAGTGGGATCCCTCCTGTATCTACCATGGTGGATGAAGGTTTAACTCCGGAAGAGATTCTTTATGCTGTACTAGGTAAAGATGATGTGGAAATTTTAGCAGATCTTGACATTGTGTTCTCTTGCCATTGCTCCGTGGAAAGGATGGAAAATGCCCTTATCAGCTTAGGAGCGGAAGAAATCAAGAGCATTATTGAAGAACAAGGAAAAGCGGAATTGACTTGTCATTTCTGTAATGAAGTATATCAAGTGGATCAACCTGAACTAGAGAGACTCATGAAGCTGGCAAAAAAATAG
- the nadB gene encoding L-aspartate oxidase: MVPRYLIDFNIRDMNTKRTDVCIIGSGIAGLYTALQIAKYQEVTLICKEGLSESNTNYAQGGIAAVITKKDSTALHRQDTLIAGAGLCSHEAVDVLVNEGPEGVYELIRYGTQFDKEGDKLALTQEGAHSRRRILHARGDSTGAEIVRALSERARENERIHILEHHFAIDLVTEKDQCVGVIVEDSHGEQFLIQSNATILATGGAGQLYRYTTNPPVATGDGIAMAYRAGAQIKDVEFIQFHPTSLCYPGAPRFLISEAVRGEGAVLRNVNGERFMERYHPQLELAPRDVVARAIVSEIEKTESTFVYLDITHESEELIKHRFPKIYQVCLTYGLNMVTDWIPVAPAAHYMMGGVKTGLWGETTVPRLFACGEVSCTGVHGANRLASNSLSEAIVFGKRIAQRVKELQPIELDVSGLSFSIMRETTPDEHILEKKLKLQKMMVRQVGLKRDEKRLRKALKEMERQVKQFQLQPTHPSEYEFLNLLTCGLLTVKAALLREESRGGHYREDFPKRDDVIWRKHIIQSIGEGVLEERGTYDD; encoded by the coding sequence ATGGTCCCACGTTATTTAATCGATTTTAATATAAGAGACATGAATACGAAGCGGACCGATGTCTGTATTATCGGCTCAGGGATCGCTGGGTTGTACACGGCTCTTCAGATTGCCAAATATCAAGAGGTTACGCTCATTTGTAAGGAAGGATTATCAGAGAGTAATACCAATTATGCCCAAGGTGGCATAGCTGCCGTAATCACGAAAAAGGATTCAACGGCACTACACCGTCAGGATACCCTTATTGCCGGTGCGGGTTTATGTTCCCATGAGGCTGTAGATGTATTAGTTAATGAGGGTCCAGAAGGCGTGTACGAGCTTATTCGTTATGGTACTCAGTTTGATAAAGAAGGCGACAAGTTAGCTTTAACCCAGGAAGGGGCACATAGTCGCAGAAGGATTCTCCATGCGAGAGGGGATTCGACCGGGGCTGAGATCGTGAGAGCCTTATCTGAGAGGGCAAGAGAAAATGAGCGAATACATATTTTAGAACACCACTTTGCTATCGACCTTGTTACCGAAAAGGATCAGTGTGTGGGGGTTATAGTAGAGGATTCTCATGGGGAGCAATTCCTTATCCAATCCAACGCAACCATACTGGCTACAGGCGGAGCAGGGCAACTATACCGCTATACTACCAATCCTCCCGTTGCGACCGGAGACGGTATAGCCATGGCTTACCGTGCAGGAGCACAGATTAAGGATGTTGAATTTATTCAATTTCATCCGACGTCTCTGTGTTATCCCGGTGCACCCCGCTTTTTGATATCCGAAGCTGTTCGTGGAGAGGGTGCGGTTCTTCGTAATGTGAATGGCGAGCGGTTTATGGAAAGATATCACCCGCAGCTTGAGTTGGCTCCAAGAGATGTTGTAGCGAGAGCGATTGTGTCGGAGATCGAGAAGACGGAATCCACCTTCGTCTATCTTGATATTACTCACGAGTCCGAAGAACTGATCAAGCACCGCTTCCCTAAGATTTACCAAGTCTGTCTTACTTATGGTTTGAACATGGTAACGGATTGGATTCCAGTAGCTCCTGCTGCACACTATATGATGGGCGGAGTAAAGACGGGCTTGTGGGGAGAGACAACGGTTCCTCGATTGTTCGCTTGTGGAGAAGTGTCGTGTACGGGGGTGCATGGAGCGAATAGACTAGCAAGTAATTCCTTATCTGAAGCCATTGTATTCGGGAAGAGGATTGCTCAACGTGTGAAGGAACTACAGCCCATAGAACTTGATGTGTCAGGGCTTTCTTTTTCGATTATGAGAGAGACAACGCCTGATGAACATATTCTAGAGAAGAAGCTGAAGCTTCAGAAGATGATGGTGCGGCAAGTGGGGTTGAAGCGGGATGAGAAAAGGCTTAGAAAGGCCTTGAAGGAAATGGAAAGGCAAGTAAAGCAATTCCAGCTGCAACCCACACATCCTTCAGAATACGAATTTCTTAACTTACTTACGTGTGGCTTGCTTACAGTTAAAGCCGCATTACTGCGGGAAGAGAGTCGAGGAGGGCATTACCGCGAAGACTTTCCTAAGCGGGATGATGTTATATGGCGCAAGCATATTATTCAGTCTATCGGGGAAGGCGTCTTAGAGGAGAGAGGTACTTATGATGATTAA
- the nadA gene encoding quinolinate synthase NadA — protein sequence MEALALAKKAERNEELKEKIIRLKKERNAIILAHYYQRPEIQEIADFLGDSFGLAQKAKTTDADVIVFCGVHFMGESAKILAPNKTVLIPDERAGCPMADMVNVDGLRKLKAEHPNAKVVAYINTSADVKAETYVCCTSSNAKNVIENIDAEEIIWVPDKNLGHYVSQFTDKKMIIWEGYCNTHDQLTVEDVYRLRKEHPNAQFVVHPECRPEVVALADFVGSTTGILKYCRESKHDEFIVGTEDGVLYRLSQDSPNKKFYFASKYLVCPNMKVNNLKKLANCLETMQPQIYVPPHVADAARESLERMLQFEAETYKV from the coding sequence ATGGAAGCATTAGCGCTTGCTAAAAAAGCAGAGCGAAATGAAGAATTAAAGGAGAAAATCATTCGCTTAAAAAAGGAACGTAATGCCATTATTCTGGCTCACTATTATCAGAGGCCAGAAATCCAAGAAATTGCCGATTTCTTAGGTGATTCCTTTGGCTTAGCCCAAAAAGCAAAAACGACAGATGCGGATGTGATCGTGTTCTGTGGGGTCCACTTTATGGGTGAAAGTGCGAAAATTCTTGCTCCGAATAAGACTGTTCTTATTCCTGATGAACGAGCAGGCTGTCCAATGGCTGATATGGTGAACGTGGATGGCTTGCGTAAATTAAAAGCAGAACATCCGAATGCTAAGGTCGTTGCTTATATTAATACTTCTGCTGATGTAAAAGCTGAAACTTACGTCTGTTGTACTTCATCGAATGCCAAGAATGTCATTGAGAATATAGATGCCGAAGAGATTATTTGGGTTCCTGATAAGAATTTAGGTCATTATGTTTCTCAGTTTACGGACAAGAAAATGATTATTTGGGAAGGCTACTGTAACACGCATGACCAATTGACGGTGGAGGATGTGTATCGCCTACGCAAGGAACATCCTAATGCTCAATTTGTCGTGCATCCTGAGTGCCGTCCAGAAGTCGTTGCGTTAGCTGACTTTGTGGGAAGTACTACCGGAATCCTCAAATACTGTAGAGAATCTAAGCATGACGAGTTTATTGTAGGTACGGAAGATGGAGTCCTTTACCGATTATCCCAAGACAGTCCGAATAAAAAATTCTATTTCGCTTCTAAGTATCTCGTCTGTCCAAATATGAAGGTGAATAACCTGAAGAAGCTGGCAAATTGCTTAGAAACCATGCAACCGCAAATTTATGTTCCACCGCATGTTGCCGATGCTGCACGCGAATCGTTGGAGCGTATGCTTCAATTTGAGGCAGAGACTTATAAAGTCTAG